Proteins from a genomic interval of Spea bombifrons isolate aSpeBom1 chromosome 4, aSpeBom1.2.pri, whole genome shotgun sequence:
- the LOC128491749 gene encoding olfactory receptor 24-like, which yields MIFLLVYSSHHIYSPMYFFLSHLSFNDILLTTIILPEMLSIVLKGGSTMSIAGCFTQFYFFEISTIEECLLLTVMSYDRYLAICNPLRYSSIMDLKLCVCLVTITWVCGMLFSLPHIILFSQMIFCGSNVINHFFCDMVPLLRLSCSDTSGNGVVSNVMSVPVFFCPLICITVTYTNILLSILRISTTTGRQKAFSTCSSHLAVVGLYYGTLVFNYLVPSKGKYSYLQKQVSVLYTMVTPLLNPIIYSLRNEEIRRALMSFIIKRRQRTF from the coding sequence ATGATCTTCTTGTTGGTGTACTCGTCCCACCACATCTACTCTCCGATGTACTTCTTTCTTAGCCATTTATCTTTTAATGATATCCTCCTCACCACAATTATTTTACCTGAAATGCTTTCTATTGTGTTAAAAGGTGGAAGTACCATGTCCATCGCTGGATGCTTCACCCAGTTTTACTTCTTTGAGATATCAACAATTGAAGAATGTCTCCTCCTCACCGTGATGTCCTACGACcgatatttggccatctgtaacCCGTTGCGTTATTCCTCCATCATGGACTTGAAGCTTTGTGTTTGTCTTGTGACTATAACTTGGGTATGCGGAATGCTCTTCTCTTTGCCCCATATTATTCTATTTAGCCAAATGATATTTTGTGGATCAAATGTCATCAACCATTTTTTCTGTGACATGGTTCCTCTTCTTAGACTTTCTTGTTCTGATACCTCAGGTAATGGGGTGGTGAGTAACGTCATGTCCGTCCCAGTATTTTTTTGCCCACTAATTTGTATTACTGTAACTTATACAAATATCTTGCTTTCCATTCTTCGGATCTCCACCACCACCGGAagacagaaagccttctccacctgcagctcccacctgGCCGTGGTCGGTTTATATTATGGGACATTAGTGTTTAATTATTTGGTTCCATCTAAAGGAAAGTATTCCTACCTTCAAAAGCAGGTTTCTGTACTTTACACAATGGTTACCCCTCTGCTGAACCCCATCATATACAGTCTTAGAAACGAGGAGATAAGAAGGGCCCTAATGAGCTTTATTATTAAGAGAAGGCAAAGAACATTCTGA